Proteins from a single region of Cydia strobilella chromosome 2, ilCydStro3.1, whole genome shotgun sequence:
- the LOC134755496 gene encoding proteasome subunit alpha type-7-like encodes MSRYERAVTVFSPDGQLLQVQYAQEAVKRGFASVGIRGPNVVVLAGEKKEVAKLQEDRTEKKIYPLDEHLGLLFSGWIADARVMVSRAQIECQSYRLLVEDMVTVEYIARYISGLKQKYTQSNGRRPFGISCIVGGFDCDGTPHLFQTNPSGTHYEWQACSAGRCDGEVLEFLEQNYSTQAVATDAGTVKLAIRALLEVLQGRDHRKFEVAVLKRDKPIKMLDLHAIEAIIAEIRKDKEEKKELKK; translated from the exons ATGTCTCGTTACGAGAGAGCGGTGACGGTATTCTCTCCTGACGGCCAACTGCTTCAAGTCCAATACGCCCAAGAAGCAGTAAAGAGGGGGTTCGCGTCCGTGGGGATACGAGGGCCGAATGTCGTTGTACTGGCCGGGGAGAAGAAAGAAGTAGCAAAACTGCAGGAAGACAGGACGGAGAAGAAGATATACCCGCTGGACGAGCATTTGGGGTTGCTGTTTTCTGGGTGGATTGCTGATGCCAGAGTTATGGTTTCAAG GGCACAAATCGAATGCCAATCCTACCGGCTTCTGGTAGAAGACATGGTGACCGTCGAGTACATAGCGCGTTACATCTCGGGCCTGAAGCAGAAGTATACTCAGAGCAACGGCCGCCGGCCCTTCGGTATCTCGTGCATCGTTGGAGGGTTCGACTGCGACGGGACACCACATCTGTTTCAGACCAACCCTTCGGGGACGCATTACGAGTGGCAG GCTTGCTCAGCGGGCAGATGCGACGGGGAGGTTCTGGAGTTCCTTGAGCAGAACTACAGTACGCAGGCAGTTGCCACCGATGCGGGGACCGTCAAGCTAGCCATCAGAGCGCTGCTGGAGGTATTACAGGGGAGAGATCACAGAAAATTTGAA GTGGCTGTGTTGAAGAGAGACAAACCAATCAAAATGCTGGATCTACATGCGATAGAAGCTATCATCGCAGAGATAAGGAAAGATAAGGAAGAGAAGAAGgaacttaagaaataa